From a single Pirellulaceae bacterium genomic region:
- a CDS encoding class I SAM-dependent methyltransferase, whose translation MVWSKSQYQLLDFGNGRKLERFGTLTLDRPCPAAVAAPRMPIESWGADFGWFEGWSGDASTDWSIEFDLSDTAPARPLTFRLRRTPFGHVGIFPEQADNWRWLYQQIQASPCAIMQCLNLFAYTGGSTLAMAAAGAHVVHVDASKPSIAWARENVQLSGLSDRPIRWIVDDALKFVQREIRRGRRYDLIVLDPPAYGHGPGGQPWILENRWQELLSNCLQVLRLDRPCSLLWTGHSPCPGPNDIARQLAQHGNWMVQSQRSGLLDVSGRALDSGYCVRAQRPSAGMKP comes from the coding sequence TTGGTCTGGTCAAAGAGTCAGTACCAGCTTTTGGACTTTGGCAATGGTCGCAAGCTGGAGCGTTTTGGAACTCTGACGCTCGACCGCCCTTGCCCCGCTGCAGTCGCTGCGCCGCGCATGCCGATAGAAAGCTGGGGTGCCGACTTCGGGTGGTTTGAAGGTTGGTCCGGCGACGCGTCGACAGATTGGTCTATCGAATTCGATCTAAGTGACACAGCCCCGGCAAGGCCATTAACCTTTCGACTGAGACGAACTCCATTTGGGCACGTCGGTATCTTCCCTGAACAGGCCGACAATTGGCGCTGGTTGTACCAGCAGATACAAGCCAGCCCATGTGCCATAATGCAATGCTTGAACCTATTTGCTTACACCGGCGGTTCAACGTTGGCAATGGCCGCTGCCGGAGCTCATGTAGTTCACGTGGACGCCTCCAAGCCAAGCATCGCCTGGGCGCGGGAAAACGTCCAGCTGTCGGGCTTGTCGGATCGTCCCATTCGTTGGATTGTGGACGACGCCCTAAAGTTTGTGCAGCGCGAGATTCGGCGAGGCCGCAGGTATGACTTGATTGTGCTCGATCCACCCGCCTATGGCCACGGCCCGGGCGGCCAGCCATGGATTCTAGAAAATCGTTGGCAGGAATTGTTGTCCAACTGTCTGCAGGTGTTGCGCCTCGATCGTCCATGCAGCTTATTGTGGACTGGACACAGTCCTTGCCCTGGGCCAAACGACATAGCGCGCCAACTCGCCCAACACGGCAATTGGATGGTTCAGAGTCAGCGTAGCGGCTTGCTGGATGTCTCCGGTCGAGCGCTAGACAGCGGCTATTGTGTGCGGGCACAACGGCCGAGTGCCGGAATGAAGCCCTGA
- a CDS encoding DUF4339 domain-containing protein encodes MSADWYFLKSGLFYRHKKIGPMGEFELLKRIEKGEVNPDTPLFSDSKTRGHWVAMRDVKPAYRHWLQSHPDAIT; translated from the coding sequence ATGTCAGCAGATTGGTATTTTCTGAAAAGCGGGCTATTCTATCGCCACAAGAAGATTGGGCCGATGGGCGAATTTGAGCTGTTGAAGCGAATCGAAAAAGGCGAAGTCAACCCGGATACCCCTCTGTTTAGCGATAGCAAGACGCGCGGACATTGGGTAGCCATGCGAGATGTCAAGCCTGCCTACCGCCATTGGTTACAGAGTCATCCAGACGCCATCACCTAA
- a CDS encoding SPFH domain-containing protein, whose product MFRVEVIDFVDPTGTTVAARVPAAGTGSITVGAQLIVHQNQQAVFFREGRAMDVFGPGRHTLNQSSMPVLSRWLSIPWDRAPLQACVYFVSQQRFVDQGWGTRQPITIRDPDFGILRLRGFGKFSFRVVDSTVFVNEIVGTQGNVTAQQITDFLRDTVVSGLSDLLATANIGLAHMTSKFDELAAAARLRIGEQFKKFGLELTDLIINSISPPPEVQQAIDARSTIPTPQDLHSYTQQHASEHRLGGASRLAAKSRSDGPVDSSQLTKSTVPADALSDVTAVQQSLRAICQQSGWTLIESGQQWMLTVPLGPLRKQDVHVDFSGVDEAGHRLVSIWSTCGEARNDNALALLRYNAQLIHGALAVIRDDGVDVLVIRGNLLAETADDLELVRTVTAVAWQANQAQQQFSGQT is encoded by the coding sequence ATGTTTCGCGTCGAGGTGATCGACTTTGTAGACCCTACAGGCACCACCGTGGCGGCCCGAGTTCCAGCTGCGGGTACCGGTTCGATAACCGTGGGTGCGCAGTTGATTGTCCATCAGAATCAACAGGCGGTCTTCTTTCGCGAAGGTCGCGCTATGGATGTGTTTGGTCCTGGACGGCATACATTGAATCAGTCCTCGATGCCGGTTCTGTCGCGCTGGCTAAGCATCCCCTGGGATCGCGCGCCGCTGCAAGCTTGCGTCTACTTCGTCAGCCAGCAACGTTTCGTCGATCAAGGCTGGGGCACACGCCAACCAATCACCATTCGCGATCCAGATTTCGGAATATTGCGTCTCCGCGGCTTCGGAAAATTTTCGTTTCGTGTTGTGGATTCGACTGTGTTTGTCAACGAGATTGTGGGTACTCAAGGTAACGTTACCGCTCAGCAAATCACGGACTTTCTGCGAGATACCGTCGTATCCGGATTGAGTGACCTACTGGCCACGGCCAACATTGGATTGGCGCACATGACGTCGAAATTTGATGAACTGGCTGCCGCAGCGCGACTGAGAATCGGCGAACAGTTCAAGAAGTTTGGTCTGGAGCTGACCGATCTGATCATCAACAGTATTTCACCACCACCTGAGGTCCAGCAGGCCATTGACGCCCGTTCGACAATCCCCACGCCGCAAGACTTGCATTCGTACACTCAGCAACACGCCTCTGAGCACAGGCTGGGCGGAGCATCGCGACTAGCTGCCAAGAGCCGTTCAGACGGGCCAGTAGATTCCAGCCAATTAACCAAATCTACTGTGCCAGCGGATGCACTTAGCGACGTGACCGCAGTGCAACAGTCTCTGCGCGCAATTTGCCAACAATCGGGGTGGACCCTTATCGAATCGGGGCAGCAATGGATGTTGACAGTGCCCCTGGGGCCGCTCCGCAAACAAGATGTGCATGTCGATTTCAGCGGCGTGGATGAAGCAGGGCATCGCTTGGTGAGCATTTGGTCAACCTGTGGTGAAGCGCGAAACGACAATGCACTGGCACTACTGCGTTACAACGCCCAATTGATTCACGGTGCCTTGGCAGTGATTCGCGATGACGGTGTGGATGTGTTGGTGATTCGCGGCAACTTATTGGCAGAAACTGCCGATGACCTTGAGCTAGTTCGAACCGTCACTGCAGTGGCATGGCAGGCCAATCAGGCTCAACAGCAATTTTCAGGTCAGACGTAG
- a CDS encoding penicillin acylase family protein: MIRRLLKFALIGCLLMALLLAGGSWWAYRQLAGSLPQLDGEMAVSGLTAPVTIERDSLGIPTLRAANRADLAFATGLVHGQDRFFQMDLLRRNSAGELAELIGQPLVDQDKRIRLNRFRDVARRRLAVESKESLEVLESYAAGVNAGLKSLKALPFEYLLLGSQPQPWKPEDSMLVIFSMFLDLQDDAFDFEFDRGLLHDSVPQELYDFLMARGSQWDAPIHGSALEVPDIPGPDVFHARRASDVAVDLLQPLDQLTIRERFSLGSNNWAVSGKHTADGRALVADDMHLGIQVPHIWYRASFVWPDETDPARQQRMTGVSLPGTPAMIVGSNGHIAWGFTNTEGDWVDAVIVEVDPSDPDSYQTPEGPRKFERHTEVIQVKDAAAQELEIVSTIWGPIVKRDHQNRPLAIRWVAHDTEGVNFGLLHMERVKTLDDALHQANSSGAPHQNFVVADSSGRIAWTVLGRIPRRIGHDGWLPQSWADGQVRWDGYLNPDEYPRVVDPEIGRLWSANARVVSDELYRVVGDSAYDLGARQQQIRDGLLSLDQATEADMLKIQLDDRALFLQRWQQLLLDVLSSPAAAGDPRRQQLGQHVAQWGERADANSVGYRAVWLFRGRVIAQLSDLLGQRCTQIDKEFSLSKFRRIEGPFWKIVSEQPDHLLDPRFESWDAWLLAAADRVIEAATVNGASMDQFTWGAINTTRIQHPISLAIPALAPWLDMPSRPLDGAWADLPRIQGPKMGASQRMAVSPGREQDGYMHMPCGQSGHPLSPHYADSHPAWEQGQPSPFLPGDPIHTLTLKPSTAP; the protein is encoded by the coding sequence ATGATACGAAGACTCTTGAAGTTTGCTCTGATTGGCTGCCTGCTGATGGCTCTGTTGTTGGCCGGTGGTAGCTGGTGGGCCTATCGTCAGTTGGCCGGCAGTTTGCCACAACTGGACGGCGAAATGGCTGTCTCAGGACTTACCGCGCCGGTGACCATCGAGCGTGACTCGCTGGGAATTCCTACGTTGCGTGCTGCCAACCGAGCCGACTTGGCGTTCGCAACCGGTTTGGTACACGGCCAGGATCGGTTTTTTCAAATGGACTTGTTGCGTCGCAATTCGGCCGGAGAGCTGGCCGAGCTGATCGGCCAACCGTTGGTCGATCAAGACAAGCGCATTCGATTGAACCGATTTCGAGATGTTGCGCGGCGTCGATTGGCGGTGGAGAGCAAAGAATCGCTGGAGGTCTTGGAGTCGTATGCGGCCGGAGTAAACGCGGGATTGAAGTCGCTGAAGGCACTCCCCTTTGAATATTTGTTGCTTGGCAGTCAGCCACAACCTTGGAAGCCTGAAGATTCGATGCTGGTCATCTTCTCCATGTTTCTCGACCTGCAGGATGATGCTTTCGACTTTGAATTCGATCGAGGGCTACTGCATGACTCAGTTCCCCAGGAGTTGTACGATTTCCTGATGGCTCGTGGCAGCCAGTGGGATGCTCCTATTCATGGTAGTGCCTTGGAGGTCCCCGACATCCCTGGCCCAGACGTATTTCACGCGCGTCGCGCATCGGATGTGGCTGTGGACCTGCTACAGCCGCTGGATCAATTGACCATTCGTGAGCGCTTTAGCCTGGGAAGCAACAATTGGGCTGTGTCGGGTAAACACACCGCCGACGGTCGGGCCCTCGTTGCAGACGACATGCACTTGGGCATTCAGGTTCCGCACATTTGGTACCGCGCTTCATTTGTGTGGCCGGATGAAACCGATCCGGCGCGCCAGCAGCGTATGACCGGCGTGTCGTTGCCTGGAACACCCGCCATGATCGTCGGTTCCAATGGACACATCGCTTGGGGCTTCACGAATACCGAGGGTGATTGGGTGGACGCAGTGATTGTAGAAGTGGACCCGTCTGACCCCGACAGCTACCAGACACCAGAGGGGCCTCGCAAGTTCGAGCGTCATACCGAAGTAATCCAAGTTAAAGACGCTGCGGCCCAAGAGTTAGAAATCGTGTCCACCATCTGGGGGCCGATCGTCAAACGCGATCATCAGAATCGGCCGCTAGCGATTCGTTGGGTTGCCCACGATACCGAGGGAGTCAACTTTGGACTGCTGCACATGGAGCGTGTCAAGACGCTGGACGATGCACTCCATCAAGCCAACAGCAGCGGTGCTCCGCATCAGAATTTCGTCGTTGCCGACAGTTCCGGCCGCATTGCTTGGACCGTGCTCGGCCGCATTCCCCGCAGAATCGGGCATGATGGCTGGTTGCCTCAGTCGTGGGCCGACGGCCAGGTGCGCTGGGATGGATATCTGAATCCCGATGAGTACCCGCGAGTCGTCGATCCGGAAATCGGGCGACTGTGGTCCGCCAACGCCCGAGTTGTCAGCGATGAACTGTACCGCGTCGTAGGCGACAGCGCCTACGATCTGGGGGCTCGCCAACAACAAATACGGGATGGATTATTGTCCCTGGATCAGGCCACCGAAGCCGACATGCTTAAGATTCAATTGGATGATCGGGCTTTGTTTCTTCAGCGTTGGCAGCAGCTGCTGCTGGATGTGCTCAGCAGCCCCGCAGCGGCCGGCGATCCGCGACGACAGCAGCTTGGACAGCACGTTGCCCAGTGGGGTGAGCGCGCTGACGCCAACTCGGTTGGCTATCGCGCTGTCTGGCTGTTTCGCGGTCGCGTCATCGCTCAACTGAGCGATCTGCTGGGGCAGCGGTGCACTCAAATCGACAAGGAATTCTCGCTATCTAAATTTCGTCGAATCGAAGGGCCTTTTTGGAAGATCGTTTCGGAGCAGCCCGATCACCTGCTTGATCCGCGCTTTGAAAGTTGGGATGCGTGGCTGCTAGCCGCTGCCGATCGCGTGATCGAAGCGGCAACCGTCAATGGAGCTTCGATGGATCAATTTACGTGGGGAGCGATCAACACCACTCGCATCCAACACCCCATCAGCTTGGCGATCCCAGCTCTGGCACCATGGCTTGATATGCCGTCGCGACCATTGGATGGAGCTTGGGCCGATTTGCCGCGCATCCAGGGTCCTAAGATGGGCGCCTCGCAGCGCATGGCGGTCTCACCTGGGCGTGAGCAAGATGGGTATATGCACATGCCCTGCGGCCAGTCGGGACATCCGCTTTCGCCCCACTATGCCGATTCACACCCAGCCTGGGAGCAAGGGCAACCCAGTCCCTTCCTCCCCGGCGATCCCATTCATACGCTCACCCTCAAACCTTCCACAGCCCCTTAA
- a CDS encoding recombinase zinc beta ribbon domain-containing protein produces MSGPDGIIRGSVPASAAPSESIIEQNARRATEVVKRLSTDGELTTAQRSGKRAGEFAPIIVRDNHKALIDKSTFDAVQAKLKERSKVGGGPARKHLLSGILRCGHCGGILTGSSGNQGRSKKRPRYTYYKCKRARVSGTCENYAVRADVIEPAMIEYFRSVWQTPAGRKSLRTALASLTDETLRMRTECRESLLAQMIKLDQQITKRTENLLLLAAVDIPAASALLAQ; encoded by the coding sequence ATGTCGGGTCCCGATGGGATTATTCGAGGTTCGGTGCCAGCCAGCGCCGCACCGAGCGAATCGATTATCGAACAGAACGCCCGTCGGGCTACGGAAGTCGTCAAGCGACTATCTACGGACGGCGAATTGACGACCGCCCAGCGATCGGGCAAGCGTGCCGGTGAATTTGCTCCGATCATTGTGCGTGACAACCACAAAGCATTGATCGACAAAAGTACGTTCGACGCCGTGCAGGCGAAATTGAAAGAGCGATCCAAGGTAGGTGGTGGACCAGCGCGAAAGCACCTGCTGTCGGGCATTCTCCGCTGTGGACATTGTGGAGGCATACTAACAGGCAGTTCTGGTAATCAGGGAAGATCGAAAAAGAGGCCACGCTACACCTATTACAAGTGCAAGCGAGCTCGCGTGTCGGGCACCTGTGAGAACTATGCCGTGCGAGCCGATGTCATCGAGCCAGCCATGATCGAGTACTTTCGCTCGGTTTGGCAGACGCCTGCTGGACGCAAGTCGCTACGCACGGCATTAGCGTCATTGACTGATGAAACGCTACGAATGCGAACAGAGTGTCGTGAATCGTTGTTGGCACAGATGATTAAGTTGGACCAGCAAATCACTAAAAGGACGGAGAACCTGCTGCTTCTGGCAGCTGTGGATATTCCAGCCGCCAGTGCGCTGCTGGCCCAGTAG